In Ruminococcus sp. HUN007, a genomic segment contains:
- a CDS encoding AAA domain-containing protein, producing the protein MRKNFTDLFEGKYQEKHNNADIFELEDTVISCKNNMYKLEQYIDYNNAVRKVKEIGADDFLDKAKRNNLSSNEIVPIYKKCFYRSWLDEVISKYDVINDFRGRKQNDRIEEFRKLDNEQIELSKLFLKIALISRLPDLSSNNANGKESMILKRELAKQRKLMPLRKLVSALPTLLPAIKPCILMSPLSVSTYFRGSSFTFDTVIFDEASQVRTEDAICSIFRAKQAIIAGDSKQLPPTNFFSSSVSDDDEYDEEEEDDTGAYESLLDEASGLYTHTLLWHYRSKNEKLIAFSNHKIYGSNLITFPSCYEGKNNDGVEYVHVSNGIYERGSKRGNTIEAQKVADLVFEHFKVNPQRSIGIIAFSEGQQSIIEEAIIEKRKQFPEFEPFFASTNEEPIFVRNLETVQGDERDTIIFSIGYGYDEAGKFLMNFGPLSKNGGERRLNVAITRARYNLKLVGSILPTDIKEESVSGQGPKLLKQYIDYAINGERVILGENTSSNIITFDSPFEESVYDYLVSQGYKVATQVGCSGYRIDLAIRDKNDFGRFVIGIECDGASYHSARTARERDRLRQTVLEGMGWKFYRVWSTDWIKDPIAEKKRLLNAIETVMNGYIESA; encoded by the coding sequence TTGCGTAAAAACTTTACGGATTTATTTGAAGGAAAGTATCAGGAAAAGCATAACAACGCAGACATTTTTGAACTTGAAGATACGGTAATCTCGTGCAAGAATAACATGTATAAACTTGAACAGTACATTGATTATAATAATGCTGTTAGGAAAGTTAAAGAAATAGGTGCAGACGATTTCCTTGATAAAGCAAAACGTAATAATCTTTCATCAAATGAAATAGTACCAATTTACAAAAAATGCTTTTATCGTTCATGGCTTGATGAAGTAATATCCAAGTACGATGTAATAAATGATTTTAGAGGCAGAAAGCAGAATGATAGAATCGAGGAATTCAGAAAACTTGATAATGAACAAATAGAACTGTCAAAACTGTTTTTGAAAATAGCTCTTATTTCAAGGCTGCCTGATCTTTCATCTAATAATGCTAATGGAAAGGAATCAATGATCCTGAAGCGAGAACTTGCTAAACAAAGAAAGCTGATGCCTTTAAGAAAACTTGTTTCAGCACTTCCAACGCTTTTGCCAGCTATTAAGCCATGTATTTTAATGTCACCTTTATCTGTCAGCACGTATTTCAGAGGATCGTCATTCACTTTTGATACAGTAATATTTGACGAGGCATCACAGGTAAGAACTGAGGATGCTATTTGTTCAATTTTCCGCGCTAAGCAGGCTATTATTGCCGGAGACAGTAAACAGCTGCCACCTACTAACTTCTTTTCATCTTCTGTTTCAGATGATGACGAATATGATGAGGAAGAAGAGGATGATACTGGTGCGTATGAATCTCTTCTTGATGAAGCGTCTGGATTATATACCCATACATTATTGTGGCATTATCGAAGCAAAAATGAAAAGCTTATAGCTTTTTCAAACCATAAAATTTATGGTAGTAACCTTATTACATTTCCTTCGTGTTATGAAGGTAAAAATAATGATGGTGTAGAATATGTTCATGTCTCTAATGGTATATATGAAAGAGGCAGCAAACGTGGTAATACTATTGAAGCTCAAAAAGTTGCCGATTTAGTTTTTGAACATTTTAAGGTGAATCCACAACGCAGTATAGGAATTATTGCATTTAGCGAAGGTCAGCAAAGTATTATTGAAGAAGCAATAATAGAAAAAAGAAAGCAGTTTCCTGAATTTGAACCTTTCTTCGCATCTACAAATGAAGAACCAATATTTGTTCGTAACCTTGAAACAGTACAGGGTGATGAAAGAGATACGATTATTTTTAGTATTGGTTATGGATATGATGAAGCTGGTAAATTCCTGATGAATTTCGGACCGTTAAGTAAAAACGGTGGAGAAAGAAGACTTAACGTTGCAATAACAAGAGCCAGATACAATTTAAAACTTGTTGGTTCGATACTTCCTACTGATATAAAAGAAGAAAGTGTAAGTGGTCAAGGCCCAAAACTTTTAAAACAGTACATCGATTATGCAATTAATGGAGAACGTGTTATTCTGGGAGAAAATACTTCGAGTAACATTATTACTTTTGATTCTCCATTTGAAGAATCGGTATATGATTATCTTGTTTCGCAAGGCTATAAAGTGGCTACTCAGGTTGGCTGTTCAGGCTATCGAATTGATCTTGCAATCAGAGACAAAAATGATTTTGGCCGTTTCGTAATAGGAATAGAATGTGACGGTGCATCATATCATTCAGCAAGAACAGCGCGTGAAAGAGATCGTCTCAGACAAACAGTACTTGAAGGAATGGGATGGAAGTTTTATAGAGTATGGTCAACTGATTGGATTAAAGATCCTATTGCAGAAAAGAAGAGATTGCTTAATGCTATTGAGACTGTAATGAATGGATATATCGAATCTGCATAA
- a CDS encoding DUF4011 domain-containing protein, which produces MTIDKKIDYWKKKLLDLGKRNKLISCNLPKSSQRVSRSIIAIEEPCVSEIWEKFSEPDGCLKVPFVNEPERTDDEDYEPVYEFDNGIKTNQTVSNACKTLRSLMAKTREFIENKGLNALYLAVGFIYWKDNVGGNNELRSPLLLIPIRINQEALNEPIIISRLDDEIVSNNALEKKFLNDFGITMPVFEEEKGFEAYFNAVQEICNSFNWRIEMEVNITMFSFLKMAMYHDIEENEDIIKNNDIVNALNGDVERVETIDNSEIMNFNHDSVEPKSVYSVVDADSSQQDAILLAKKGVSFVLQGPPGTGKSQTITNIIAELLAQGKKVLFVSEKLAALEVVYKRLSSAGLSDFCLSLHDPNAKRKEIMDQLSASIALASSKETVKNEAYEHLDNLKNTRAYLNEYVKTLHTSIEPLGKSIFKVNGELSKLEEYKDIDFIQKNASSFSSEELNKNVIIIQDLAKTIDQGGYHEDNPWLGCNRTSVTNAFRQQFSVDSDKLVENLEKGKLIFEKFDSITAAKDYKRNHYECSRMLELLDHLLKYDDAPINWLKIDHCHAVELIRGCKDSCEQKSKSSTFISNYLELIDALIRSVNKLFTSVSSLTIDEVEHLFEEYEQAYSKISCNTDYQNTTNKITDAAFFFTSEVKKFISDSKKEIQTEKSIEELKEKSRVIEEQVNTHNQRLADSEKEYNTAFTLLNQKYNESVLELDTDLYIKKFSNEYVSGFRIMNSAYRKDKKLIADYLKGKKSISYKRVLEDLSEIANVQSLSKKIEVQKNELKNIDVQRNANGDQLNNENTALQNLRLAKESSRVIINDYKNSYIYAIEKDKENEKNNHDSIVADNTSKLLSLSELLGITINESSDFDELTSKVHWISKYKQYIDTYHFSEGKVPVLCKKRYIRR; this is translated from the coding sequence ATGACTATTGATAAAAAAATAGATTATTGGAAGAAAAAGCTTTTAGATCTAGGGAAAAGAAATAAACTTATAAGTTGTAATCTTCCTAAATCAAGTCAACGTGTTTCAAGAAGTATAATAGCTATAGAAGAACCTTGTGTAAGCGAGATCTGGGAAAAGTTTTCTGAACCAGATGGTTGTTTAAAGGTGCCATTTGTTAATGAACCAGAAAGAACTGATGATGAAGATTATGAACCAGTTTATGAATTTGATAACGGAATTAAAACCAATCAAACTGTATCAAATGCATGTAAAACTCTCCGTAGTTTAATGGCTAAAACGAGAGAGTTCATTGAAAACAAAGGTTTGAATGCACTGTATTTGGCTGTTGGGTTTATATACTGGAAAGATAATGTTGGCGGAAATAATGAATTAAGATCTCCATTGTTACTGATACCTATAAGAATCAATCAGGAAGCTTTAAATGAGCCAATCATTATTTCACGTTTAGATGATGAAATAGTTTCAAATAATGCGCTTGAGAAAAAATTTCTGAATGATTTTGGAATTACTATGCCTGTGTTCGAAGAAGAAAAAGGATTTGAGGCATATTTTAATGCAGTTCAGGAAATCTGTAATTCTTTCAACTGGAGAATAGAAATGGAAGTAAACATTACGATGTTTTCTTTCCTAAAAATGGCTATGTATCATGACATTGAAGAGAACGAAGATATAATTAAAAATAATGACATAGTCAATGCGTTAAATGGTGATGTAGAGCGTGTAGAAACTATTGATAATTCAGAGATCATGAACTTTAATCATGATTCTGTTGAACCAAAGTCTGTTTATTCAGTTGTTGATGCTGATTCCAGTCAGCAAGATGCGATTTTGCTTGCTAAAAAAGGAGTTAGTTTTGTACTTCAGGGACCTCCCGGAACAGGTAAAAGTCAGACTATCACTAATATAATAGCAGAATTGCTGGCACAAGGAAAAAAGGTTCTGTTTGTATCGGAAAAATTAGCTGCTCTTGAAGTCGTATATAAACGTCTTTCATCTGCTGGACTCAGCGATTTCTGCTTGTCGCTCCATGATCCTAATGCCAAAAGAAAAGAAATAATGGATCAGCTATCTGCATCAATAGCATTAGCATCATCAAAAGAAACGGTTAAGAATGAAGCGTATGAACATCTTGATAACCTAAAGAATACGCGAGCTTATTTAAATGAATATGTTAAAACGCTTCATACTTCAATTGAACCGCTTGGGAAATCAATATTCAAGGTTAACGGTGAGCTATCTAAGCTTGAGGAGTATAAGGATATTGATTTTATACAAAAAAACGCTAGTTCATTTTCTTCTGAAGAATTAAACAAAAACGTTATTATCATACAAGATCTGGCTAAAACTATAGATCAGGGTGGATATCATGAAGATAATCCTTGGCTTGGATGCAATCGAACAAGTGTAACAAATGCATTTAGGCAACAGTTTTCTGTTGATTCTGATAAGTTAGTTGAAAACCTGGAAAAAGGAAAATTGATTTTCGAAAAATTCGATTCTATAACCGCGGCAAAGGATTATAAACGTAATCACTATGAATGTTCTAGAATGCTTGAACTGTTAGATCACTTATTAAAATATGATGACGCTCCTATTAACTGGCTGAAAATTGATCACTGTCATGCTGTAGAACTAATAAGAGGATGCAAGGATTCTTGCGAACAAAAATCGAAATCCAGCACATTTATAAGCAATTATCTTGAGTTGATAGACGCGCTTATTAGATCTGTAAATAAGTTATTTACATCTGTTTCATCATTAACCATTGATGAAGTAGAACACTTATTTGAAGAATATGAACAAGCATATTCGAAAATAAGCTGTAATACAGATTATCAGAATACTACAAATAAAATTACGGATGCTGCTTTTTTCTTTACTTCGGAAGTAAAGAAGTTTATTTCTGATTCAAAGAAAGAAATTCAGACTGAAAAATCAATTGAAGAATTAAAAGAGAAGAGTCGTGTTATTGAAGAACAGGTAAATACGCATAACCAAAGACTTGCTGATTCGGAAAAAGAGTATAATACGGCATTTACTCTGTTAAATCAAAAGTACAATGAAAGTGTTTTGGAATTAGATACGGATTTATATATCAAGAAGTTTTCAAATGAATATGTATCAGGTTTTAGGATAATGAATTCTGCGTATAGGAAAGATAAAAAACTTATAGCAGATTATCTTAAAGGTAAAAAGAGCATATCCTATAAACGTGTTCTTGAAGATCTTTCTGAAATTGCGAATGTACAATCTCTCAGCAAAAAAATAGAAGTTCAGAAAAACGAATTGAAAAACATTGATGTGCAACGTAACGCTAATGGTGATCAGCTGAATAATGAGAATACAGCATTACAGAATTTACGACTTGCTAAAGAATCATCAAGAGTAATAATAAATGATTATAAAAACTCGTATATATACGCAATTGAAAAAGATAAAGAAAACGAAAAAAATAATCATGATTCAATTGTTGCTGATAATACAAGTAAGTTATTAAGCCTTTCAGAATTGCTTGGAATCACCATTAATGAGTCATCTGATTTTGACGAATTAACATCTAAAGTTCATTGGATTTCAAAATACAAGCAGTACATAGATACTTATCATTTTTCTGAAGGTAAAGTTCCTGTTCTGTGTAAAAAAAGATATATCAGGAGATGA